The Tenebrio molitor chromosome 7, icTenMoli1.1, whole genome shotgun sequence region CCTAAAACTGCACAAAATATAGTGAGACCTTAAGTTTATTCATTCTGGACTTTTCCTAAAACTGCACAAAATATAGTGAGACCTTAAGTTTATTCATTCTGGACTTGTATTAATTAAGCTCACTACTAGTACTTTTTGAAATAACAGATATTGTTAAATTACAATGTATATAaactgaataaaataatttttgtataatcCTACCATTGAAATGGGCATTTTTTACATGGCATTCTATTTAAAAGCGTCTCCTTCAGACCATTAAATATGGAATCCAATGAGGTTTTTGtatgatttttctttttcgaacAAAGGAATACTCGTATGATATTTAGAAGAGATTGCTTGCAATTCTACACACGTAAAACTAGTTAGCAAATGGTATAAACTTAAAAAGCTGATAAGTCCAGTTAAAAACAAATTGGGGTTTGTAAGTTAGAATTatgtatgaaaaaaattaatacaattagCATTTTATAACTGGAATTGGGTTTGTAgactttaatttaataatttctacCTCTTTCTAAAATATCTATGGTTTTGACTAACCAAGGCATTTCCAAGGATGaatgtaaatagttatttgtacaactagttatgaaagttatactttttttcataaatttgcatcaagcaaataagtgaaaaaaggaaactttcataacgtgttgtacacactatttttttgcaaatttggtttataaggatttataaaaaattacaaaaaaaaaaaaaataggtatgctttgacaatcatctccaatggaataaaatgatgcaaaaaagtactactttcactacgatttttcgtgtaaaaaagtgctattttcactacgattttgcgtgtaaaaagtgccactttcattacgatatgcaaaaaaggatttatgaaaaattacaaaaaaagtaggtatgctttgacaattatttccaaagaaatggaataaaatgatgcaaaaaagtactaattTCACTTTCATGatgatatgcaaaaaaaaacatgagcACTATTTCAGTGAACACGATGATGTATACCAACGTCTTTACCTTCTACTTTCCAACTGTGAAGATTTACCACAACAGTGTTCTAGATTAGTAGAAGAATTTATTTCTTACACTGAGAAAACAGTAATACCAATGGGAAGATATCGCTGAAACATACTGATGTGTAAAGCTGAAGaatacgattttaataaagtaaCACCAGTGTTGTTCAAGAAGTTGTGTCCTCTACTATTCACAGAACGTCTACTTAAAGCTAATTTCAGTAGGAAAACAAACACCAGCTTCAGTAGATAGCAATTTACTGTCTTGTTAACAATAATTCAGAAATCATTGCTGTGGAATGTTTTAATAGAAGCAAACTATCAAGTGTCTGAAAAGGTCTACACTAAAGTTCACTTACCTATGACAATCCATGACCTTCTACAAGAATATTATGTTGTTGCTTCTGCAAGCAATTATGAATGGGAAGTTCTTTCTTGTTCAAACTCGCTTAAATTAAGTGGCTTAGTTAGATACCTATTTTGACgtgattgtttcaaattcaaaatctacTTTACTTTTTCTGAGTAAGAtctttgaataaaacaaaatgtttgcaaTGATTACTACtagtttatatatttttgtcaaactcctttatatttaaatgtgaTATCAAGCATGTACAAACAACACAAAACTTCCGCAATATTAATTTAAGTCCATATTATAATTTTCCAAAACTGCCAACAAGGAATACGCTCGTCGCAGTATctaaaatataacaaaattgAAGAAGATGATAAGGCTTGCAGCAATTAATAAGGCTACCATTGTAAATGTTACCACAGACACGTCAAAAATTTTTCCACACGTTACAATCATAGGTCGTTTTGCCCTTTCCATCAAAATAGCAAGATCTCTTTGCGATCTTATATCATATTCGTACCAATTTCCCATATAAATAGCTTGACTGATCGTATTACTCTACAAAACACAATTATGGGAATACGAACGAAAAGTGTGAAATACATGAAAATATACTTCTTCATAAAGCTCTGTTCCAAAATGACAGTATAAGTAAATTTCACTGAGCATAGCAATAAGATACATGACCATTGCTAGAAAGTCGAAACTTAAAATTTCTACCTAAAACACTGCGGTTTCAAAACTGTTGAAGAAAAAAACCAGATACACACAATTGTCAACTGCAAACAAGAGACGCACAACACCATTACACCTCCCACAAATTGGCTAAAAGCAACTTGCGAAAAGCACTCTTCGTATTCTTTGACAAAACTGGAATAAATGACAGTTTATAAttagtaatttcaaaaattattatagttCACATCAGTATGGCACTATGATGGTCAAcgcagtttttaattttagcatGTAGAACTTTCCCTTTTTCCGAAGAGTTTGCTTCGTATTTTGTTGCAAGCTCTTTATCTGCATATTTCCCAAGATGCTGTAGAGTATCcttaagtattttaatttgactGGTGGCTTGATAAGCAAGCCCTGCAATAAGCGGATCAACTGCTCCGCTTGTAAAAGCACCATAACCAACAGCTACAAGCGCaaaatttgtcactttgaTTTATCAAGCGCGAACATACGAGTATATTACCGAGAACCAGATATGTGTAGACGCAACAGATGTAAGATTTTGGAGCGGTTTGTGGGTCAAAAGGTAACCACAAATCAGTTGGAAATATGTGGTTTTTCCAAGATATGGGTCTGCTCGACCAACTGATAAATCCTGCTGTGACAGAGGCTAAAAAAAGTGCAGTGGTGTTGCGACACATCTTAATACACTTTTGTATAATTTCTTCGTGTTCAGGTCTCTTCACTGCAAATTTTGGAGAATCAAAATAATGAATGCACCGCTTTATGCGTTCGCCATTTATCACGAATGGCCAAAATTTAGGGATGAAACATCCCAATTCTGCTATTAAAAACGCATTGTCAGCAAATTGGCGAAAACTCAGATTTTCTTGTAGAAATAAATTGAGACTCTCCAATATTGGCACCGGTACTATAAACAACAAGTACATAATATAAGTTCCCACTTTATATAAGCCCTTATGTTTGTCAGGTGGATATAAACCGAAAATTTTCATCCCCCATAAATTGACTTTGAAACTTTCTTCAATTACACTTGCCATTTTACAACTAACTGTGTTTCTAAGGTTGTTTCCCCCTGACTTTATACTTTAgcttttaaaaaagttaaggcgTCCTCTTCATTAAATAAGAAagcaattaattttacatcAAAGATCTCTAgagctaaaattaaaaaaggtaACACGAAGGTTCTAGCTCGTTTACGTGTAAAATTTCTGTTCAAAGAAATTATTCCCTATtgcgttaatcaaaaatttagtATTATGATTTCTGATTCTGTTTGTATGTTGGATTTTTGTAGACATAATTTTTGTGAACAGAGTGTTGCGATCCTTGCAACTGGCACAGTGTATAACCAAATGTTGTTGTGTTTTGCTGATGCAATCTGTCTGcaacgaaaaattaattttgcataACACTGTTCACAAGTAGGTATAAATTATCCCTTTTGCAGAACCTCACTtacacaaaattcaaaattcacaTCCGTCGTATTTTCGGAATCCACTAGCAGATCGCAGAATCGAATACTTTTCTAAGCAATAAGTCAAGCATCGCATAGCAATTGCTAAATAAGGtacaatttgaattgtcaCATATTAAATAGTGATATCTCGTGTTAAAAATttgcattgttttttttttgtagtcgtggagaaagtaAGTATATTCTACTTGCATacaatggctattattcactcgGATGATTCCaacactcgcctacggcttgtgttgcaattttcatcctcgcgaataatagccatcattatacgcTCATTGAAGATTGTAATTATTAACATTAAACGTCAAGGAATGTCACTAATGGCAGAACTGTTACAGCATTCCACCGTATGTCagaaatcaattaaattactTCTTTTTACTTTGAGAGGCGacagtaaaaaaatgtatgcatCTAGAGGATATTGTGGTTTTTTACCTGGAATGGTTTATACACCTCGCCTGAAGCTCAGTATACAAACTATCCTTTTCGATAAAAATCTTACACTTACATCCCTTgatgcataaataactactaagaattttttttcaaataggaaTATATCTCtcaaaacttttaattttagacTTCATACGATTATTTCTACTAAATTACAACaacaatgataataataatgaaagcGTTGGATCAGTAAATTAAAGCAGTCTCGAGAGCGGTTAGTATTTGGATGGATGACGGTTAGGGGAAATCGCGCCCCGTTGCAACTTTAATACTATAGTTTTACTATTGTCTGTAATCCGCAACGTCGTATGAATAAACTTCAACTTGGATGTCTACACATATTAATATTATACCCTTAAAAAGGTAGGTGTATagcaaaaacaaattataatattaaataatgctTTCAAAGAAATTATCATTACCTCATATAGGCTCcgccatttctattgaaacaccacctgttggaTTTGtcctaaaatttagcaatgtgtAACATGTTCGGTTGGTTGTAAAACGGcttttagtgaaaaatttgaagttttgacattttctagttcctaaaacgtcaaagcaaatcactgtcaaaataagtatgataaattgataaatcaaTAAACTAACTACACATttggcaataaattatttatctcgTCGACGCATCGTGCATtcttaatataattttttaacgtctgtcaaaaaaagtgcaagttttttcattcgtttgcgttcataaaatatgtgatttttgaatcggtcaagaagcgttaaaaaaagtgccgtagcgtgtcattttttaacgcaattataaaatgtttcattcataattagtagttttttaacgagttcatatgtaaattggaatttttttggcatgagaaattacgccaaaacggctaGAAATAGGCATGCACaataataaaagtggccttaaaattaaattttacgttCATATCTAGTGTCAGAAATGATAGTcgccaattaaaaaaatgaaatttttaacatttttttattatcaattttgaaaaattgcagtaggcgtataaaacacaaaaaaaatgtcactacaGCGCAAAAGATCGGCCAAAGCTTTAGGAATTTaactaaaaaaatcaattacttATTTCCAATAGATCAggagttataatttttttaatgaagccctgcaaccccgctttttttttaaaaagatgaCATTGGTCAAAAATAATGACAGATAGGTGTTGACAAAAGGACATTctaaacttaaaatttaacgtagaatcgaaatttgaaatcaaaatggggcctttctatttaaaaaaacaaagatggcgtt contains the following coding sequences:
- the LOC138135467 gene encoding odorant receptor Or1-like translates to MASVIEESFKVNLWGMKIFGLYPPDKHKGLYKVGTYIMYLLFIVPVPILESLNLFLQENLSFRQFADNAFLIAELGCFIPKFWPFVINGERIKRCIHYFDSPKFAVKRPEHEEIIQKCIKMCRNTTALFLASVTAGFISWSSRPISWKNHIFPTDLWLPFDPQTAPKSYICCVYTYLVLAVGYGAFTSGAVDPLIAGLAYQATSQIKILKDTLQHLGKYADKELATKYEANSSEKGKVLHAKIKNCVDHHSAILIFVKEYEECFSQVAFSQFVGGVMVLCVSCLQLTIVEILSFDFLAMVMYLIAMLSEIYLYCHFGTELYEESNTISQAIYMGNWYEYDIRSQRDLAILMERAKRPMIVTCGKIFDVSVVTFTMILRRAYSLLAVLENYNMDLN